In Candidatus Roseilinea sp., one DNA window encodes the following:
- a CDS encoding thioredoxin reductase produces the protein MADKLAIIGAGPAGLTAALYAGRAFREPLVFVGPSFGGQIATTTEVENFPGFPSGLQGPELTALMRAQAEKFGARMVEETIEKVDFSRRPFKLWSSNHEYEVEAVIVATGATPRKLGIPGEEEFIGRGVSYCATCDGFFFRDKEIMVVGGGDSAFQEGLFLTKFGKRVRIVHRRDEFRAGAVLQQRAMQNPKIEFIKSAVVERIIGNGKVSAVVLRSTKTNEMWTEPVDGFFVFIGHEPNTQIFKGQLAMDDDGYLIVDQRLHTSVPGVFAAGEVHDNWFKQAITSAGFGCMAAMEAEKFLAALESARTGAAAR, from the coding sequence ATGGCAGATAAACTGGCAATCATCGGTGCAGGGCCGGCCGGATTGACGGCGGCGCTCTACGCTGGCCGCGCATTCCGCGAGCCGCTAGTGTTCGTCGGCCCGTCGTTCGGCGGGCAGATCGCGACGACGACCGAGGTGGAGAACTTTCCCGGCTTCCCCAGCGGCCTGCAAGGGCCGGAACTGACCGCGCTGATGCGCGCGCAGGCCGAGAAATTCGGCGCGCGCATGGTCGAGGAAACCATCGAAAAGGTGGACTTCTCGCGGCGGCCGTTCAAGCTGTGGTCATCCAACCATGAATATGAAGTCGAGGCCGTCATTGTGGCTACGGGCGCCACGCCGCGCAAGCTGGGCATCCCCGGCGAGGAAGAATTCATCGGGCGCGGCGTGAGCTACTGCGCCACGTGCGATGGTTTCTTCTTCCGCGATAAGGAGATCATGGTGGTCGGCGGCGGCGACAGCGCCTTCCAGGAAGGCTTGTTCCTGACCAAGTTCGGTAAGCGCGTGCGCATCGTGCATCGCCGCGACGAGTTCCGCGCCGGCGCCGTGCTGCAACAGCGCGCCATGCAAAACCCCAAGATCGAGTTCATCAAAAGCGCTGTCGTGGAGCGCATCATCGGCAACGGCAAAGTGAGCGCGGTAGTGCTGAGGAGCACCAAGACCAACGAGATGTGGACGGAGCCGGTGGATGGCTTCTTCGTCTTCATCGGCCACGAACCAAACACGCAGATATTCAAAGGTCAGTTGGCGATGGACGACGACGGCTATCTGATCGTGGATCAGCGCCTGCATACTAGTGTGCCCGGCGTGTTCGCTGCCGGCGAGGTGCATGACAACTGGTTTAAGCAGGCGATCACCAGCGCCGGCTTCGGCTGCATGGCCGCCATGGAAGCGGAGAAGTTCCTGGCTGCCCTCGAAAGCGCGCGGACCGGCGCTGCGGCGCGGTGA
- a CDS encoding hypoxanthine phosphoribosyltransferase yields the protein MANLSRLEDAIARGGYSALLDRVLITEEQLNRRVAELGAQISSDYAGKTPLLVCILRGGVMFLADLMKHISAPHHVDFMAVSSYGVGARATRGQPRITLDLNTDVRGRHVLLVEDIIDSGHTIDHVLRLLQTREPASLRVCALLNKPARREVYVPISYLGFEIPDEFVFGYGLDLDEYFRNLPFIGTVKKEYQ from the coding sequence ATGGCTAACCTCTCTCGCCTGGAAGATGCGATTGCGCGTGGCGGCTATTCCGCGCTGCTCGACCGCGTGCTGATTACGGAGGAACAGCTCAACCGGCGCGTCGCCGAACTAGGCGCGCAAATCTCGTCTGACTACGCCGGCAAGACGCCGCTGCTGGTGTGCATCTTGCGCGGCGGCGTGATGTTCCTTGCCGACCTGATGAAACACATCAGCGCGCCGCACCATGTGGACTTCATGGCGGTATCGTCCTACGGCGTCGGCGCGCGGGCGACGCGCGGTCAGCCGCGCATTACGCTCGACCTGAACACCGACGTGCGCGGGCGCCACGTGTTACTCGTCGAGGACATCATTGACAGCGGCCACACGATTGACCACGTGCTACGCCTGTTGCAGACGCGCGAGCCGGCCAGCCTGCGCGTGTGCGCGTTGCTCAACAAGCCGGCCCGCCGGGAGGTCTACGTGCCGATCAGTTACCTCGGCTTCGAGATCCCCGATGAATTCGTGTTCGGCTATGGCCTCGACCTGGACGAATACTTCCGCAACCTGCCCTTCATCGGCACGGTGAAGAAGGAGTATCAGTGA